Proteins from one uncultured Cohaesibacter sp. genomic window:
- the gcvA gene encoding transcriptional regulator GcvA, with protein sequence MLNYLPSLSALRAFEAAARHLSFTKAASELGVTQSAISRQMRSMEELLGLRLFERTGSGLVLTEAGAVYAHKIRTKLQDIETATLELLAYRGQGGELTIACLPTLGARWLVPRLTKFTTTHPEILIQIVTKLEPFEFDGLDIDAAFHFGESAWPNALTDELMPEYVVPMAHPTLQAELKEVGLQELLLRHPLLQATSRPSLWSHWFSQKGYSHPNPHVGPRFEHFHMVIRAAASKMGIAVLPRLLAEEELASGELVQLDDQLTPSNGDYYFVYPQAKRANPNLQTFRTWVMREALSTKKKMNAALS encoded by the coding sequence ATGCTGAATTACCTCCCTTCTCTATCTGCCCTGCGCGCCTTCGAAGCAGCAGCCCGTCACCTCAGCTTCACCAAGGCTGCCAGCGAGCTGGGAGTCACCCAGAGCGCCATTTCCCGCCAGATGCGTTCCATGGAAGAGCTGTTGGGCCTGCGCTTGTTCGAGCGCACAGGCTCGGGACTGGTTCTTACAGAGGCGGGCGCCGTCTATGCCCACAAAATCCGCACCAAGCTGCAGGATATCGAAACCGCGACACTGGAACTGCTCGCCTATCGCGGACAGGGTGGGGAATTGACCATTGCATGCCTGCCGACCCTTGGCGCACGCTGGCTGGTCCCGCGCCTCACAAAATTCACCACCACGCACCCCGAGATTCTAATCCAGATCGTGACCAAACTCGAACCCTTCGAGTTTGATGGCCTTGATATCGATGCCGCTTTCCATTTCGGCGAAAGCGCATGGCCCAATGCCCTCACAGACGAGCTGATGCCGGAATATGTCGTGCCCATGGCCCATCCGACCCTGCAGGCAGAACTCAAGGAGGTTGGTTTGCAGGAATTATTGCTACGCCATCCCTTGTTGCAGGCCACATCTCGCCCGTCCCTGTGGTCCCACTGGTTCAGCCAGAAAGGCTATAGTCACCCAAACCCGCATGTAGGACCGCGTTTCGAGCATTTTCATATGGTCATAAGGGCCGCCGCCTCGAAAATGGGCATTGCCGTTCTACCGCGTCTGTTGGCGGAGGAGGAACTGGCAAGCGGCGAGCTGGTGCAGCTTGATGATCAATTGACACCTTCCAACGGCGATTATTATTTCGTCTATCCGCAGGCCAAGCGGGCCAATCCCAATCTTCAGACCTTCCGCACCTGGGTCATGCGCGAGGCACTAAGCACCAAGAAGAAGATGAACGCAGCCCTTTCCTGA
- a CDS encoding acyl-CoA dehydrogenase produces MCAKPAFTWDDPFLFRQQLSEDERMIMDVARAFCDDKLMPRVLEANRQEYFDSAIMREMGELGFLGPTISEDYGCAGVNHVAYGLIAREIERVDSGYRSAMSVQSSLVMHPIHAYGTEAQKQHYLPKLATGELIGCFGLTEPDHGSDPGSLVTRATRVDGGYRLNGAKMWITNSPIADIAIVWAKSDAHDGKIKGFIVKADSEGYSAPKIAGKLSLKASITGEIVLKDVFVPEDHLLPDVEGLAGPFGCLNKARYGIAWGVLGAAEFCWHAARQYTMDRKQFGRPLAQTQLVQLKLADMQTEITLGLQAALRVGRMMDEGNCPVENISLIKRNNTGKALTIARTARDMHGGNGVADEFHIMRHMVNLESVNTYEGTHDIHALILGRAQTGLQAFL; encoded by the coding sequence ATGTGCGCAAAACCGGCCTTCACATGGGATGATCCGTTCCTCTTTCGCCAGCAACTGAGCGAAGATGAACGCATGATCATGGACGTAGCCCGCGCCTTTTGCGACGACAAGCTGATGCCGCGCGTCCTTGAAGCCAACAGGCAGGAATATTTTGACAGCGCCATCATGCGGGAAATGGGCGAGCTAGGCTTCCTTGGCCCCACCATCAGCGAAGACTATGGCTGCGCAGGCGTCAACCATGTGGCCTATGGTCTGATCGCTCGCGAGATCGAGCGGGTAGATTCCGGCTATCGCTCGGCCATGTCGGTCCAATCCTCGCTGGTCATGCACCCCATTCATGCCTACGGCACAGAAGCGCAAAAACAGCACTATCTGCCCAAGCTGGCGACAGGAGAATTGATCGGCTGCTTTGGCCTCACTGAACCGGACCATGGCTCGGACCCCGGCTCCCTCGTCACCCGCGCCACAAGGGTCGATGGCGGCTATCGCCTCAATGGCGCAAAAATGTGGATCACCAATTCTCCAATAGCAGACATCGCCATTGTCTGGGCCAAATCCGATGCTCACGACGGCAAGATCAAGGGCTTCATTGTCAAGGCTGACAGCGAAGGCTATTCAGCCCCCAAAATCGCAGGAAAACTAAGCCTCAAGGCCTCAATCACCGGCGAAATCGTGCTCAAGGATGTCTTCGTGCCCGAAGATCATCTGCTCCCCGACGTGGAAGGCCTCGCAGGGCCCTTTGGCTGCCTTAACAAGGCCCGCTATGGCATCGCATGGGGCGTTTTGGGCGCTGCCGAATTCTGCTGGCATGCTGCGCGCCAATATACAATGGATCGCAAGCAATTTGGTCGCCCGCTCGCGCAAACCCAGCTTGTCCAGCTCAAGCTTGCCGATATGCAGACTGAAATCACGTTGGGCCTACAAGCTGCCTTGCGCGTAGGCCGCATGATGGATGAAGGCAACTGTCCGGTCGAGAATATCTCACTTATCAAACGCAACAATACCGGCAAGGCCCTCACCATTGCGCGCACAGCCCGTGACATGCATGGCGGCAATGGCGTTGCCGACGAATTCCACATCATGCGCCACATGGTCAATCTGGAAAGCGTGAATACCTATGAGGGCACGCATGACATCCACGCCCTGATCCTTGGCCGCGCACAAACCGGTTTACAGGCTTTCTTATAG